In one Nicotiana sylvestris chromosome 8, ASM39365v2, whole genome shotgun sequence genomic region, the following are encoded:
- the LOC138875246 gene encoding uncharacterized protein, which yields MVENHKQWHEKLPFALLGYRTTVRTSTGATPYLLVYGTKAIIPAEVEIPSLRIIQEVELSDAERIRSRYEQLALIDGKRMNVVCHGQLYQNKNVQSLQQKGQTKTIHTGATGTEANFPISR from the coding sequence atggtagaaaatcacaagcaatggcatgagaagttaccattCGCCTTATTAGGATaccgtaccacagtccgcacatcaactggggcaactccctatttgctggtttatggtactaaagctatcattcccgctgaggtagaaattccttctttaaggatcatacaagaagtcgaACTAAGTGATGCAGAAAGGATAAGAAGCCgatatgagcaactagccctaatagatggaaaaagaatgaatgtggtgtgtcatggtcagctttatcagaacaaaaatgtccagagccttcaacaaaagggtcagaccaagacaattcacaccggggcaactggtACTGAAGCGAATTttcccatatcaagatga